The following are from one region of the Salvia splendens isolate huo1 chromosome 2, SspV2, whole genome shotgun sequence genome:
- the LOC121769052 gene encoding IQ domain-containing protein IQM3-like isoform X3, which translates to MNQEMDHTSPTSQDTDHDSTNAALKLQKVYRSYRTRRRLADSVLAAEELWWQAIEYARLNHSTTAFFNFIHPEKPSSRWSRISWNASKVGKGLVKDAKAQKLAFQHWIEAIDPRHRYGHNLSIYFDEWCRRQTQQPYFYWLDIGDGKTVDLDECPRSRLNQECINYLGPQERECYEYKIVEGKFIHKQTGNALDTKEQTSGSKWIFVMSVCNKLYAGEKRKGMFHHSSFLAGGVTLAAGRLVVECGKLKSVSAYSGHYRPTDENLSIFLAFLQKSGVKLEDVKADMKKQG; encoded by the exons ATGAATCAAGAAATGGATCACACTTCTCCCACATCTCAAGACACTGATCATGATTCCACAAATGCTGCCCTCAAGCTGCAAAAGGTTTACCGGAGTTATCGTACCCGTCGTAGATTGGCAGATTCTGTACTTGCAGCTGAAGAGCTCTG GTGGCAAGCGATAGAATACGCTCGTCTCAACCATAGCACGACGGCTTTCTTCAACTTCATACACCCTGAAAAACCATCTTCGCGGTGGAGCAGGATCAGTTGGAATGCTTCCAAG GTAGGGAAGGGGTTAGTCAAGGATGCCAAGGCTCAAAAGTTGGCCTTCCAGCATTGGATTGAAGCT ATTGATCCAAGGCATCGATATGGTCACAATTTGAGCATATATTTTGACGAGTGGTGTAGAAGACAGACACAGCAACCATATTTCTACTG GCTGGATATCGGAGATGGGAAAACGGTTGATCTTGATGAGTGCCCGCGATCAAGACTTAACCAAGAATGCATCAACTATTTAGGACCT CAAGAGCGAGAATGCTACGAGTACAAAATAGTAGAAGGAAAgttcatccacaagcaaactgGAAATGCTCTTGACACAAAGGAGCAGACATCAGGCTCGAAATGGATATTTGTGATGAGCGTGTGCAACAAATTGTACGCTGGAGAG AAAAGGAAGGGAATGTTTCACCATTCGAGTTTCCTAGCAGGTGGTGTGACTCTAGCAGCCGGAAGGCTCGTTGTAGAATGTGGAAAGCTTAAG TCTGTATCAGCTTATAGTGGGCATTACCGGCCAACAGACGAGAACCTCAGCATCTTCCTCGCGTTCCTGCAGAAGAGTGGCGTTAAACTCGAGGACGTTAAGG CAGATATGAAGAAGCAAGGATGA
- the LOC121769052 gene encoding IQ domain-containing protein IQM3-like isoform X1 has product MNQEMDHTSPTSQDTDHDSTNAALKLQKVYRSYRTRRRLADSVLAAEELWWQAIEYARLNHSTTAFFNFIHPEKPSSRWSRISWNASKVGKGLVKDAKAQKLAFQHWIEAIDPRHRYGHNLSIYFDEWCRRQTQQPYFYWLDIGDGKTVDLDECPRSRLNQECINYLGPQERECYEYKIVEGKFIHKQTGNALDTKEQTSGSKWIFVMSVCNKLYAGEKRKGMFHHSSFLAGGVTLAAGRLVVECGKLKSVSAYSGHYRPTDENLSIFLAFLQKSGVKLEDVKAGNFRYRNQQSYDAENLVHEKHNSLR; this is encoded by the exons ATGAATCAAGAAATGGATCACACTTCTCCCACATCTCAAGACACTGATCATGATTCCACAAATGCTGCCCTCAAGCTGCAAAAGGTTTACCGGAGTTATCGTACCCGTCGTAGATTGGCAGATTCTGTACTTGCAGCTGAAGAGCTCTG GTGGCAAGCGATAGAATACGCTCGTCTCAACCATAGCACGACGGCTTTCTTCAACTTCATACACCCTGAAAAACCATCTTCGCGGTGGAGCAGGATCAGTTGGAATGCTTCCAAG GTAGGGAAGGGGTTAGTCAAGGATGCCAAGGCTCAAAAGTTGGCCTTCCAGCATTGGATTGAAGCT ATTGATCCAAGGCATCGATATGGTCACAATTTGAGCATATATTTTGACGAGTGGTGTAGAAGACAGACACAGCAACCATATTTCTACTG GCTGGATATCGGAGATGGGAAAACGGTTGATCTTGATGAGTGCCCGCGATCAAGACTTAACCAAGAATGCATCAACTATTTAGGACCT CAAGAGCGAGAATGCTACGAGTACAAAATAGTAGAAGGAAAgttcatccacaagcaaactgGAAATGCTCTTGACACAAAGGAGCAGACATCAGGCTCGAAATGGATATTTGTGATGAGCGTGTGCAACAAATTGTACGCTGGAGAG AAAAGGAAGGGAATGTTTCACCATTCGAGTTTCCTAGCAGGTGGTGTGACTCTAGCAGCCGGAAGGCTCGTTGTAGAATGTGGAAAGCTTAAG TCTGTATCAGCTTATAGTGGGCATTACCGGCCAACAGACGAGAACCTCAGCATCTTCCTCGCGTTCCTGCAGAAGAGTGGCGTTAAACTCGAGGACGTTAAG GCAGGTAACTTTCGTTACAGAAACCAACAGAGCTATGATGCTGAAAACTTAGTCCATGAGAAACACAACTCATTAAGGTGA
- the LOC121769052 gene encoding IQ domain-containing protein IQM3-like isoform X2, producing the protein MNQEMDHTSPTSQDTDHDSTNAALKLQKVYRSYRTRRRLADSVLAAEELWWQAIEYARLNHSTTAFFNFIHPEKPSSRWSRISWNASKVGKGLVKDAKAQKLAFQHWIEAIDPRHRYGHNLSIYFDEWCRRQTQQPYFYWLDIGDGKTVDLDECPRSRLNQECINYLGPQERECYEYKIVEGKFIHKQTGNALDTKEQTSGSKWIFVMSVCNKLYAGEKRKGMFHHSSFLAGGVTLAAGRLVVECGKLKSVSAYSGHYRPTDENLSIFLAFLQKSGVKLEDVKVTFVTETNRAMMLKT; encoded by the exons ATGAATCAAGAAATGGATCACACTTCTCCCACATCTCAAGACACTGATCATGATTCCACAAATGCTGCCCTCAAGCTGCAAAAGGTTTACCGGAGTTATCGTACCCGTCGTAGATTGGCAGATTCTGTACTTGCAGCTGAAGAGCTCTG GTGGCAAGCGATAGAATACGCTCGTCTCAACCATAGCACGACGGCTTTCTTCAACTTCATACACCCTGAAAAACCATCTTCGCGGTGGAGCAGGATCAGTTGGAATGCTTCCAAG GTAGGGAAGGGGTTAGTCAAGGATGCCAAGGCTCAAAAGTTGGCCTTCCAGCATTGGATTGAAGCT ATTGATCCAAGGCATCGATATGGTCACAATTTGAGCATATATTTTGACGAGTGGTGTAGAAGACAGACACAGCAACCATATTTCTACTG GCTGGATATCGGAGATGGGAAAACGGTTGATCTTGATGAGTGCCCGCGATCAAGACTTAACCAAGAATGCATCAACTATTTAGGACCT CAAGAGCGAGAATGCTACGAGTACAAAATAGTAGAAGGAAAgttcatccacaagcaaactgGAAATGCTCTTGACACAAAGGAGCAGACATCAGGCTCGAAATGGATATTTGTGATGAGCGTGTGCAACAAATTGTACGCTGGAGAG AAAAGGAAGGGAATGTTTCACCATTCGAGTTTCCTAGCAGGTGGTGTGACTCTAGCAGCCGGAAGGCTCGTTGTAGAATGTGGAAAGCTTAAG TCTGTATCAGCTTATAGTGGGCATTACCGGCCAACAGACGAGAACCTCAGCATCTTCCTCGCGTTCCTGCAGAAGAGTGGCGTTAAACTCGAGGACGTTAAG GTAACTTTCGTTACAGAAACCAACAGAGCTATGATGCTGAAAACTTAG
- the LOC121769052 gene encoding IQ domain-containing protein IQM3-like isoform X4, whose protein sequence is MNQEMDHTSPTSQDTDHDSTNAALKLQKVYRSYRTRRRLADSVLAAEELWWQAIEYARLNHSTTAFFNFIHPEKPSSRWSRISWNASKVGKGLVKDAKAQKLAFQHWIEAIDPRHRYGHNLSIYFDEWCRRQTQQPYFYWLDIGDGKTVDLDECPRSRLNQECINYLGPQERECYEYKIVEGKFIHKQTGNALDTKEQTSGSKWIFVMSVCNKLYAGEKRKGMFHHSSFLAGGVTLAAGRLVVECGKLKSVSAYSGHYRPTDENLSIFLAFLQKSGVKLEDVKI, encoded by the exons ATGAATCAAGAAATGGATCACACTTCTCCCACATCTCAAGACACTGATCATGATTCCACAAATGCTGCCCTCAAGCTGCAAAAGGTTTACCGGAGTTATCGTACCCGTCGTAGATTGGCAGATTCTGTACTTGCAGCTGAAGAGCTCTG GTGGCAAGCGATAGAATACGCTCGTCTCAACCATAGCACGACGGCTTTCTTCAACTTCATACACCCTGAAAAACCATCTTCGCGGTGGAGCAGGATCAGTTGGAATGCTTCCAAG GTAGGGAAGGGGTTAGTCAAGGATGCCAAGGCTCAAAAGTTGGCCTTCCAGCATTGGATTGAAGCT ATTGATCCAAGGCATCGATATGGTCACAATTTGAGCATATATTTTGACGAGTGGTGTAGAAGACAGACACAGCAACCATATTTCTACTG GCTGGATATCGGAGATGGGAAAACGGTTGATCTTGATGAGTGCCCGCGATCAAGACTTAACCAAGAATGCATCAACTATTTAGGACCT CAAGAGCGAGAATGCTACGAGTACAAAATAGTAGAAGGAAAgttcatccacaagcaaactgGAAATGCTCTTGACACAAAGGAGCAGACATCAGGCTCGAAATGGATATTTGTGATGAGCGTGTGCAACAAATTGTACGCTGGAGAG AAAAGGAAGGGAATGTTTCACCATTCGAGTTTCCTAGCAGGTGGTGTGACTCTAGCAGCCGGAAGGCTCGTTGTAGAATGTGGAAAGCTTAAG TCTGTATCAGCTTATAGTGGGCATTACCGGCCAACAGACGAGAACCTCAGCATCTTCCTCGCGTTCCTGCAGAAGAGTGGCGTTAAACTCGAGGACGTTAAG ATATGA